One window of Cataglyphis hispanica isolate Lineage 1 chromosome 12, ULB_Chis1_1.0, whole genome shotgun sequence genomic DNA carries:
- the LOC126853714 gene encoding tetraspanin-11-like gives MKYLKIALFTFNLLIWLAGCMVLVIGAWLLLEPSKGHILNLFVSDVKPHETINLIAYSLLGLGFIVLTVGFFGCRAALRGNQCILATYMSMLVALIVTELVTAAIGGLMTFQILSDLEERLTSKLAVNYGHDPTSDIPFSHSLDFAQYKFNCCGIHGDGDYNGTAWWRDGQISGNRRQVPLTCCVLKNSENKNTGSPMSVVSRVFHKNNEKPWLHPQPRDEAACQIEDKEGHEGYRHKEGCLGKVTNWLQCESFTLVFLGMAMAGIQTFGIITSAFLCRTIRDMQDE, from the exons ATGAAATACttgaaaattgcattatttacgTTCAATCTATTAATATGG CTGGCTGGCTGCATGGTGCTCGTTATAGGCGCCTGGTTGCTCCTGGAGCCCAGCAAGGGGCACATTCTCAATCTTTTCGTATCTGACGTGAAGCCGCACGAAACTATTAATCTGATAGCTTACAGTCTCCTCGGCCTCGGTTTCATCGTGCTTACGGTCGGCTTCTTCGGCTGTCGCGCCGCGCTACGCGGAAATCAATGCATCCTCGCCACC TACATGAGCATGCTGGTCGCGCTCATCGTCACGGAGCTGGTGACGGCGGCCATCGGTGGGTTGATGACTTTCCAGATCCTGTCAGATCTAGAGGAGAGGCTCACCAGTAAACTGGCAGTGAATTATGGTCACGATCCGACCAGCGATATTCCCTTCAGCCACAGCTTGGATTTTGCGCAGTACAAG TTTAATTGCTGTGGAATCCATGGCGACGGCGATTACAATGGCACGGCTTGGTGGAGAGACGGTCAAATCTCAGGAAACAGGAGGCAGGTTCCCCTCACATGTTGTGTTCTCAAAAATTCCGAG AATAAGAATACAGGCAGTCCGATGAGCGTTGTTTCGAGAGTGTTTCACAAAAAT AACGAAAAACCGTGGCTGCATCCGCAGCCGAGGGATGAGGCCGCGTGTCAGATAGAAGACAAAGAAGGCCATGAGGGATACAGACACAAAGAG GGCTGCCTTGGAAAAGTCACAAACTGGCTGCAGTGCGAAAGTTTCACGTTGGTATTCCTCGGCATGGCAATGGCAGGAATAcag ACATTCGGAATAATAACGTCCGCTTTCCTCTGTCGAACGATAAGGGATATGCAGGATGAATGA
- the LOC126853601 gene encoding carbonic anhydrase 1-like, whose protein sequence is MLDISLIECMIVCSSALLIILLLSEVWSWTQLFLCMKNDFCLPTFSFGYAHQNGPHTWKDLYPGSTGNNQSPINIITRLTVVVQPSEPLQWINYNSVPQSMTITNNGHTVIFRGSWTNTMRPQLQGGPLTDTYDFSHVRFHWGPSNEEGSEHTLDYVRYPMELQIVHRKRGIKSLLEAISLGAKDGVAIVSFFLQINYADNPYLDHIVSNLWRITCPGSKVRIPPFPLEWLFLPFDRDYYTYTGSLSHPPCSEIVTWIIQQEPIAISTSQVEQFRKLCSMDGQLLLNCRPVQSLNDREVYFYEES, encoded by the exons ATGTTGGACATTTCTTTAATAGAATGTATGATTGTGTGTAGCAGCGCTCTTCTCATAA TATTATTATTGAGCGAAGTTTGGAGCTGGACACAATTATTCTTATGTATGAAGAATGACTTTTGTCTACCCACTTTTTCATTTGGATACGCTCATCAAAATGGTCCTCATACTTGGAAGGATCTATATCCCGGAAGCACCGGTAACAATCAATCGCCTATTAATATCATCACTAGGCTCACTGTAGTAGTGCAACCATCTGAACCACTTCaatggattaattataatagcgTACCCCAATCGATGACTATCACAAACAACGGTCATACTG TGATATTTCGAGGATCCTGGACTAATACGATGCGGCCACAGCTTCAAGGAGGACCTTTAACCGATACATATGATTTCTCTCATGTTCGCTTCCATTGGGGTCCATCCAACGAAGAGGGCAGTGAACACACTTTAGATTATGTTCGTTATCCTATGGAACTACAAATCGTCCACAGAAAACGTGGAATTAAGTCGCTGTTGGAAGCGATTAGTCTCGGAGCGAAAGACGGAGTAGCGAttgtttccttctttcttcaa ATAAATTATGCGGATAATCCTTATCTGGATCACATTGTGAGCAATTTGTGGCGCATTACCTGTCCGGGATCTAAAGTCCGCATACCTCCTTTCCCATTGGAATggctttttttaccttttgacagagattattatacatacactgGGTCTCTCAGTCATCCTCCTTGCAGTGAAATAGTTACATGGATCATTCAGCAAGAACCAATTGCCATATCCACATCGCAG gtGGAACAATTTCGTAAATTATGTTCGATGGATGGACAGTTACTTTTGAATTGTCGACCGGTTCAATCGCTAAACGACCGTGAGgtttatttttacgaagaaAGTTGA